A section of the Castanea sativa cultivar Marrone di Chiusa Pesio chromosome 12, ASM4071231v1 genome encodes:
- the LOC142620392 gene encoding uncharacterized protein LOC142620392 yields MFFTYGLESRTQITYPAPGNQEKEFRIMSKSSFDEPKKVEHSPYRPPHLRKKDTSYMRQKKSQNSQSSSDHESSTVDFTSSDSDYSDSDGSIKESETVCHSKVRVAAIVCIQDLCQADSKSFTTQWTLLLPTNDVLQLRKFEATLMTCLLYDPYLKARIASASALAVMLDGPSTIFLQVAEYKESSKYGSFMALSSSLGQILMQLIQRETHSRLLASLFKILMLLVSSTPYSRMPGELLPTVITSLQTRINEGFSFKSDQTGLLAAAVSCLTAALSTSPSLQVREMLLEEISTGFLEAEKKSRVLFAIFLYSEQLTSPNICFEALQALRVVSHNYPNIMFACWERVSTIVYGFFMVATPEVPARSWTGNAGDILWGYWGKSSYKC; encoded by the exons ATGTTCTTTACTTATGGCCTTGAAAGTAGAACACAAATTACATATCCAGCTCCTGGTAACCAGGAGAAGGAGTTCCGTATAATGAGTAAGTCAAGCTTTGATGAACCTAAAAAAGTAGAGCATAGTCCATATCGGCCTCCACACTTGCGCAAAAAGGACACTTCATATATGAGGCAGAAGAAATCTCAAAACTCTCAAAGTTCTTCAGATCATGAATCTTCTACAGTTGATTTCACATCATCAGATTCAGATTACAGTGATAGTGATGGATCAATTAAAGAAAGTGAGACTGTTTGTCACTCTAAGGTTAGAGTAGCTGCCATCGTTTGTATTCAG GATCTCTGTCAAGCTGATTCCAAATCATTTACAACCCAATGGACTCTGCTTTTGCCGACCAATGATGTACTGCAACTTAG GAAGTTTGAAGCAACTTTAATGACATGTTTGCTATATGATCCTTATTTAAAG GCTCGGATTGCTTCTGCCTCAGCTCTGGCAGTCATGTTGGATGGGCCTTCCACCATTTTTCTGCAGGTAGCAGAATACAAAGAATCTTCCAAATATGGATCTTTTATGGCACTTTCAAGTTCCCTTGGACAGATACTAATGCAACTAATCCAGCGTGAAACTCATAGTAGATTGCTGGCGTCCTTATTCAAGATTCTCATGCTTTTAGTATCATCCACACC ATATTCAAGAATGCCTGGAGAGTTGTTGCCAACCGTTATTACATCTCTTCAGACTAGGATCAATGAAGGGTTTTCATTCAAAAGTGATCAGACTGGCCTTCTG GCTGCTGCTGTTAGTTGCTTGACTGCGGCACTGTCGACTTCACCTTCCTTACAAGTCAGAGAAATGCTTTTAGAAGAGATATCTACAG GTTTCCTTGAGGCTGAAAAGAAGTCACGTGTTCTTTTTGCAATATTTCTATACTCAGAACAACTAACCAGCCCAAATATATGCTTTGAGGCTCTCCAG GCACTTAGAGTTGTGTCACACAATTACCCAAACATTATGTTTGCATGTTGGGAACGAGTTTCCACCATTGTTTATGGCTTCTTCATGGTAGCAACTCCTGAAGTACCTGCAAGGTCATGGACGGGAAATGCTGGAGACATTCTTTGGGGTTATTGGGGAAAAAGTTCTTACAAATGTTAG
- the LOC142621290 gene encoding cell division cycle 20.5, cofactor of APC complex-like: MWELQADWYSPTRLLSDPTTQYDFPGDRFIPNRSLMDLDQAHCLLTTTTKKVFNPNFNEVYRQKLEDKLTLDSEGRPFRMLVFRGSPKSSRRSIRHIDEMQRQEVEALDYSTKQYQFRKLPNRETRILDAPNIKNDYYLNVMDWGRNNILAIALGSELYLWKSENGDVQKLLQVGADDYPTSVAWSGDAKTLAVGYINSKLQIWDAETSKLIRSLEGHNGRVAATGWNGHILTSGSEDKSIINHDVRAPNNLISCIKLHTEEVCGLKWSSRGNTLASGGNENLIYIWEASKMSSSNFLYRFNDHCAAVKALAWCPYQSDVLASGGGTKDGCIKIWNTQKGTCINSIDTKAQICGLEWNRHHKEILSGHGFGTSEHRNQLCLWRYPSMTKVGDFRRHASRVLHLCQSPDGITVVSAGADETLRFWEVFGPPSLDNSRISDLDSFLSLKTSPLR, encoded by the exons ATGTGGGAACTTCAAGCAGATTGGTACTCCCCGACTCGCCTCCTCAGCGACCCCACCACCCAATACGACTTTCCG GGAGACCGGTTCATACCGAATAGGAGTTTGATGGATCTTGATCAAGCCCACTGTTTGTTGACAACCACCACCAAGAAAGTTTTCAATCCCAACTTTAAT GAAGTATACCGACAGAAATTGGAGGATAAGCTGACCTTGGATTCAGAAGGGAGACCGTTTAGAATGTTGGTTTTCAGGGGAAGCCCAAAATCAAGTAGAAGATCGATTCGCCATATTGATGAGATGCAACGGCAAGAGGTTGAGGCATTGGATTATAGTACAAAGCAGTATCAATTTCGGAAACTGCCCAAT AGAGAAACTAGGATTCTTGATGctccaaacataaaaaatgactaCTACTTGAATGTCATGGATTGGGGGAGAAACAACATTCTTGCCATTGCTCTGGGCTCAGAATTATACCTGTGGAAGTCAGAGAACGGAGATGTACAAAAGTTGTTGCAAGTCGGTGCCGATGATTACCCTACAAGTGTGGCATGGTCTGGGGACGCCAAGACACTGGCAGTTGGGTATATAAATTCCAAACTTCAAATCTGGGATGCTGAGACCTCTAAACTT ATTAGAAGCCTAGAAGGTCATAATGGCAGAGTAGCAGCCACTGGATGGAATGGTCACATTTTAACATCAGGAAGTGAGGACAAATCCATCATTAATCATGATG TTCGAGCcccaaacaatttgatttcctGTATAAAACTACATACTGAagaagtgtgtggcttgaaatGGTCAAGTAGAGGCAATACATTGGCAAGTGGAGGCAATGAAAATCTCATATACATATGGGAAGCTTCCAAAATGAGTTCATCCAATTTCTTGTATCGTTTCAATGACCACTGCGCTGCAGTCAAGGCCCTTGCGTGGTGCCCATATCAGTCTGATGTACTTGCCTCTGGAGGAGGCACAAAAGATGGTTGTATTAAGATATGGAATACACAGAAGGGGACCTGTATTAACAGCATAGATACCAAAGCTCAG ATTTGTGGACTTGAGTGGAATAGGCATCACAAAGAGATCTTGAGTGGCCATGGCTTCGGCACAAGTGAGCATCGGAACCAGCTATGCTTATGGAGGTATCCGTCCATGACTAAAGTAGGAGATTTCAGGCGCCATGCATCCAGAGTCCTCCACCTCTGCCAG AGCCCTGATGGTATAACTGTGGTATCAGCTGGGGCGGATGAGACTCTTCGCTTTTGGGAGGTTTTTGGACCGCCTAGTCTTGACAATTCAAGAATCTCAGATCTGGACAGTTTTTTGTCTCTGAAGACATCCCCATTAAGATGA